CAACCCCCAGTGGTTCCGCAAGGATCCCGAGTTCGCCTGGGGCTTCTACGGCCACCGGCTCGGGCTGTACCGCGCGACGACTCCCCACCCCGGCTTCGAGCTGCTGCGCACCTGGGCCTCCCGCATGCGCCACGGCGCCTTCGTCTTCACCTCCAACGTCGACGGCCAGTTCCAGAAGGCGGGCTTCCCCGAGGAGCGCGTGCTCGAGGTCCACGGCTCCATCCACCACGTGCAGTGCCTCGGCTCCTGTCAGGGGATTGCGTCCGCCGCTCCGTACTTGGTGGAGGTGGACCCCGAGAGCTTCCGTGCCCGGCCCCCGCTGCCCACGTGCCCGCGCTGCGGCTCGCTCGTGCGGCCCAACATCCTCATGTTCGGGGACTGGGGGTGGGACTCCTCGCGCACCGAGACCCAGGAGGAGCGGCTCTCGGCGTGGCTCGAGGCGGTGAAGCCCGGCTCGCTGGCCGTCGT
The sequence above is drawn from the Archangium gephyra genome and encodes:
- a CDS encoding SIR2 family NAD-dependent protein deacylase, which translates into the protein MTVNSQELRRAADVLRSAEALIIGAGAGMGVDSGLPDFRGTEGFWRAYPAYAKLGLDFASMANPQWFRKDPEFAWGFYGHRLGLYRATTPHPGFELLRTWASRMRHGAFVFTSNVDGQFQKAGFPEERVLEVHGSIHHVQCLGSCQGIASAAPYLVEVDPESFRARPPLPTCPRCGSLVRPNILMFGDWGWDSSRTETQEERLSAWLEAVKPGSLAVVECGAGTAIPSVRHFCERVTGMGKGTLIRINVREPEVPSGGISLPLRALEALRAIDAEMARG